The proteins below come from a single Malus sylvestris chromosome 3, drMalSylv7.2, whole genome shotgun sequence genomic window:
- the LOC126614195 gene encoding uncharacterized protein LOC126614195 isoform X2, producing MHLVRELEKDLKVANVICMNGRRHLTSSRNEVSRDLIVNSNSKKKQALLDMLPVLTELGHALKMQAELEFLVEEGNYCKAFQVLSEYLQLLDSFSELSAVQEMSRGVEVWLGKTLQKLDSLLIGVCQEFNEEGYITVVDAYALIGDISGLAEKIQSFFMQEVLSETHSILKNIVQEDQGFQMQNSRLTYSDLCLQIPEPKFRQCLLNTLAILFKLMCSYHEIMGFQLDNWDSARKTPSMTQKESDVSPTPGGVQQISPPCSSQKVNGSLVESVDIVPGSAYIDDPTTTCSAVESTGNTTSISYQNLVDEASKDDSTTSTSGSPWYQLRKDATAFVSQTLQRGRKNLLQLTTTRVSVLLSSTSVSSASIHQFLKNYEDLGVFILAGEAFCGFEAADFRQKLKAVCENYFVAFHRQNIYALKMVLEREIWLIMPPDTVQEITFPELAGDGAPIIVSFEGKSNARVLHSKSTSVVDTGTKKSGFSNWLRNGNPFLLKLAHTSKEGLKWNGTTGEFDGNFSQRLGDKVSPPSSDSRHSNGANSVSEEENEDLLADFIDEDSQLPSRISKPRLSRNQSLHCNDGEITAQTGSSICLLRSMDKYARLMQKLEIVNVEFFKGICQLFEVFFHFVFETFAQQNSNSGGKGSPDPINYRLKTALSRIQKDCDQWIKAPSSSSTSINSSFADITPMSPPSNAPGTSFGLKERCAGADTISLVARILHRSKAHLQTMLLQRNATVVEEFYAHLVDAVPDLVKHIHRTTARQLLHINGYVDRIANAKWEVKELGLEHNGYVDLLLGEFKHYKTRLAHGGIRKEVQDLLLDYGLEIVAQTLIEGLSRVKRCTDEGRALMSLDLQVLINGLQHFVAMNVKPHLQIVEAFIKAYYLPETEYVHWACAHPEYTRNQIVGLINLVATMKSWKRKTRLEVLEKIE from the exons ATGCATTTGGTCAGGGAATTGGAGAAAGACTTGAAAGTTGCAAATGTCATCTGTATG AATGGAAGGCGGCATCTGACCTCATCAAGGAATGAGGTTTCTAGGGATCTCATTGTAAATTCCAATTCCAAAAAGAAACAAGCTCTTCTG GACATGCTTCCTGTTTTAACTGAGCTTGGCCATGCACTGAAAATGCAAGCAGAGCTCGAGTTTCTGGTTGAGGAAGGAAATTACTGCAAG GCCTTTCAAGTCCTGTCTGAATATTTACAGCTGTTAGATAGTTTTTCAGAACTTTCTGCAGTACAAGAGATGAGCCGTGGTGTAGAG GTTTGGCTGGGAAAAACTCTTCAAAAGCTGGATTCCTTGTTGATAGGAGTGTGCCAGGAGTTCAACGAGGAGGGCTATATAACT GTGGTCGATGCTTATGCACTAATTGGGGATATCTCTGGCCTTGCTgagaagatacaaagtttctttATGCAGGAAGTTCTATCAGAAACCCACTCTATATTGAAGAATATTGTGCAAGAG GATCAGGGATTTCAAATGCAAAATAGTCG ACTTACCTACAGCGATCTATGCCTTCAGATACCTGAACCAAAGTTTAGGCAGTGTTTGTTAAACACACTAGCTATCCTTTTCAAATTGATGTGTTCATATCATGAAATCATGGGCTTTCAGCTAGATAATTGG GATTCAGCCCGTAAAACTCCAAGCATGACACAGAAGGAAAGTGACGTCTCTCCCACTCCAGGAGGGGTTCAGCAAATTTCACCTCCTTGTTCTTCCCAAAAAGTTAATGGCTCTCTCGTCGAATCTGTAGATATAGTGCCTGGTTCAGCCTACATAGATGATCCTACAACTACCTGCTCTGCGGTTGAATCTACAGGAAACACAACTTCCATTAGTTATCAAAATTTAGTTGATGAGGCAAGTAAGGATGACAGTACAACATCAACAAGTGGATCCCCGTGGTATCAACTGAGGAAAGATGCCACAGCATTTGTTTCACAAACCCTTCAGAGGGGACGCAAAAATCTCTTGCAACTCACAACTACTCGTGTATCGGTCTTGCTTTCTTCGACTTCTGTTTCTTCTGCTAGCATACACCAATTCTTGAAAAACTATGAAGATCTGGGTGTCTTCATCTTGGCCGGGGAAGCATTTTGCGGATTTGAAGCTGCTGACTTCAGGCAGAAGTTGAAGGCAGTATGTGAAAATTATTTTGTAGCTTTTCATCGGCAGAATATATAT gcgCTTAAAATGGTGTTGGAAAGAGAAATTTGGTTGATAATGCCACCAGATACAGTACAAGAAATTACATTTCCTGAGCTTGCCGGTGATGGAGCACCTATAATTGTTTCGTTTGAGGGTAAGTCGAATGCCAGGGTTCTACATTCTAAGTCTACAAGTGTTGTTGATACTGGCACCAAGAAGAGTGGATTCTCTAATTGGCTTAGAAATGGAAACCCCTTTTTGTTAAAGCTGGCACATACATCCAAAGAAGGTCTTAAATGGAATGGCACAACTGGTGAATTTGATGGTAATTTTAGTCAAAGGCTTGGTGATAAGGTCTCTCCACCAAGCAGTGATTCAAGACATTCTAATGGTGCTAATTCTGTTtcggaagaagaaaatgaagatctTCTTGCAGACTTTATTGATGAGGATAGTCAACTCCCAAGTCGAATTTCGAAACCTAGACTTTCAAGAAATCAGTCTTTACATTGTAATGATGGAGAAATCACAGCCCAAACTGGATCGTCTATTTGTCTTCTAAG GTCAATGGATAAATATGCCAGGCTTATGCAGAAATTAGAAATAGTCAACGTTGAGTTCTTCAAG GGGATATGCCAGTTGTTTGAGGtattttttcattttgtgtTTGAAACATTTGCTCAGCAAAACAGCAATTCAGGTGGAAAAGGGTCACCTGATCCGATTAATT ATCGGCTGAAGACAGCCTTGTCCAGAATACAAAAGGACTGTGACCAGTGGATAAAGGCCCCGTCATCTTCATCCACATCTATAAATTCTTCATTTGCAGACATCACTCCAATGAGTCCTCCCAGTAACGCACCAGGAACATCCTTTGGTCTCAAG GAAAGATGCGCAGGTGCTGACACTATCTCCCTTGTTGCTCGAATATTGCATAGATCTAAAGCTCATCTCCAGACAATGCTACTTCAGCGTAATGCTACTGTAGTTGAAGAATTCTATGCACATCTA GTTGATGCTGTACCAGATCTTGTAAAGCACATCCATAGGACAACTGCAAGACAACTGCTCCATATTAATGG CTATGTGGATCGGATAGCTAATGCAAAATGGGAAGTAAAAGAGCTTGGACTAGAGCATAATGG GTATGTTGATTTGTTATTGGGAGAATTCAAGCACTATAAAACAAGGCTTGCTCATGGAGGAATCCGCAAGGAG GTTCAAGACCTCCTCTTAGACTATGGACTTGAAATTGTTGCCCAAACTCTCATAGAAGGTCTCTCCCGTGTCAAGAGGTGTACAGATGAAGGGCGGGCTCTCATGTCGTTGGATCTACAG GTTTTGATCAATGGCCTGCAGCATTTTGTGGCCATGAATGTGAAGCCCCATTTACAAATAGTTGAAGCCTTCATTAAG GCATACTATCTCCCGGAAACTGAATATGTGCACTGGGCATGTGCTCACCCG GAATACACAAGAAATCAAATCGTTGGGTTGATCAACCTTGTTGCCACAATGAAAAGTTGGAAGAGAAAAACCAGATTGGAGGTGTTAGAAAAGATTGAATGA
- the LOC126614202 gene encoding uncharacterized protein LOC126614202, with product MDELTGHIQDDIPWCMLFADDIVLIDETQEGVNAKLNLWREVLESKGLRLSRSKTEYMECKFSANGGQNELGVRIGDQEIPKSDRFRYLGSILQKNGELDGDLNHRIQAGWMKWKSASGVLCDRRMPLKLKGKFYRTAIRPAMLYGTECWAVKHQHVHKMGVAEMRMLRWMCGHTRKDKIRNEDIRGKVGVAEIEGKMRENRLRWFGHVQIRPTDAPIRRCDYGTEVQGRRGRGRPRKTLEETLRKDLEYLDLTEDMTQNRAQ from the exons atggatgagttaacaggacatattcaagatgatattccttggtgtatgctgttcgcagacgatatagtgttgatagatgaaactcaggaaggggtaaatgcaaagcttaacctttggagagaagtgttggaatctaaaggtcttcgcctaagccgatcaaagacagaatatatggagtgcaagttcagtgcaaatggaggccaaaacgagttaggggtgaggatcggagatcaagaaataccaaagagcgaccgttttcgttacctaggatctatcttgcaaaagaacggagaattagatggagatctcaaccatagaatacaagctggatggatgaagtggaagagtgcatccggcgtgttatgtgaccgccgtatgccactgaagctcaagggaaaattttataggacggcaataaggccggcgatgctgtatggcacagaatgttgggcggtgaaacatcaacacgtacacaaaatgggtgtagcggagatgaggatgcttcgttggatgtgtgggcacacgagaaaggataagattaggaatgaggatatccggggtaaagtaggagtagccgaaattgaaggaaagatgagagaaaatcggttacggtggtttggacatgtgcaaataaggcctactgacgctccgattagaagatgcgactatgggacagag gttcagggccgaaggggtagaggaagacctaggaaaactttggaagagactctaagaaaagacttagagtacttggatctaacggaggacatgacacaaaaccgagcgcaatag
- the LOC126614195 gene encoding uncharacterized protein LOC126614195 isoform X1 produces the protein MISEVRIEMRPNLSPFGSVLANPFVFNGDLSEGFESPGVLFLVPVLLFQGGAMDLSKVGEKILSSVRSATSLGLLPSASDRPEVPARAAAAAAVARAIAGLPPHQRFSLSSSSEELISIYGSRHHGQEVEEIEEEFYEEDLDPVRNILEHIPSEESELAYFERQATLRLAQLDRVAERLSRNVMEHHEVMVKGMHLVRELEKDLKVANVICMNGRRHLTSSRNEVSRDLIVNSNSKKKQALLDMLPVLTELGHALKMQAELEFLVEEGNYCKAFQVLSEYLQLLDSFSELSAVQEMSRGVEVWLGKTLQKLDSLLIGVCQEFNEEGYITVVDAYALIGDISGLAEKIQSFFMQEVLSETHSILKNIVQEDQGFQMQNSRLTYSDLCLQIPEPKFRQCLLNTLAILFKLMCSYHEIMGFQLDNWDSARKTPSMTQKESDVSPTPGGVQQISPPCSSQKVNGSLVESVDIVPGSAYIDDPTTTCSAVESTGNTTSISYQNLVDEASKDDSTTSTSGSPWYQLRKDATAFVSQTLQRGRKNLLQLTTTRVSVLLSSTSVSSASIHQFLKNYEDLGVFILAGEAFCGFEAADFRQKLKAVCENYFVAFHRQNIYALKMVLEREIWLIMPPDTVQEITFPELAGDGAPIIVSFEGKSNARVLHSKSTSVVDTGTKKSGFSNWLRNGNPFLLKLAHTSKEGLKWNGTTGEFDGNFSQRLGDKVSPPSSDSRHSNGANSVSEEENEDLLADFIDEDSQLPSRISKPRLSRNQSLHCNDGEITAQTGSSICLLRSMDKYARLMQKLEIVNVEFFKGICQLFEVFFHFVFETFAQQNSNSGGKGSPDPINYRLKTALSRIQKDCDQWIKAPSSSSTSINSSFADITPMSPPSNAPGTSFGLKERCAGADTISLVARILHRSKAHLQTMLLQRNATVVEEFYAHLVDAVPDLVKHIHRTTARQLLHINGYVDRIANAKWEVKELGLEHNGYVDLLLGEFKHYKTRLAHGGIRKEVQDLLLDYGLEIVAQTLIEGLSRVKRCTDEGRALMSLDLQVLINGLQHFVAMNVKPHLQIVEAFIKAYYLPETEYVHWACAHPEYTRNQIVGLINLVATMKSWKRKTRLEVLEKIE, from the exons ATGATCTCGGAGGTTCGAATTGAAATGCGGCCGAATCTGTCTCCCTTCGGCAGCGTTTTGGCGAATCCGTTTGTGTTTAATGGCGATTTGAGCGAGGGCTTTGAGAGCCCtggggttttgttcttggtcCCGGTTTTGCTGTTCCAAGGTGGTGCAATGGATTTGTCAAAGGTCGGCGAGAAGATTCTGAGCTCCGTTAGGTCCGCCACATCGCTCGGCCTTCTTCCTTCTGCTTCTGATCGTCCCGAG GTTCCTGCACGAGCTGCGGCTGCTGCAGCTGTTGCTCGTGCTATTGCTGGACTGCCTCCACATCAAAGGTTTAGTCTCTCATCAAGCTCTGAAGAATTGATCTCAATATATGGAAGCAGACATCACGGTCAAGAAGTGGAGGAGATAGAGGAAGAATTTTATGAAGAG GACCTTGATCCAGTTAGAAATATTTTAGAGCATATTCCATCTGAAGAAAGTGAGCTGGCTTATTTTGAGAGACAG gcCACTCTTAGATTGGCCCAACTGGATAGAGTAGCTGAACGTTTATCCCGCAATGTTATGGAACATCACGAAGTAATGG TGAAGGGGATGCATTTGGTCAGGGAATTGGAGAAAGACTTGAAAGTTGCAAATGTCATCTGTATG AATGGAAGGCGGCATCTGACCTCATCAAGGAATGAGGTTTCTAGGGATCTCATTGTAAATTCCAATTCCAAAAAGAAACAAGCTCTTCTG GACATGCTTCCTGTTTTAACTGAGCTTGGCCATGCACTGAAAATGCAAGCAGAGCTCGAGTTTCTGGTTGAGGAAGGAAATTACTGCAAG GCCTTTCAAGTCCTGTCTGAATATTTACAGCTGTTAGATAGTTTTTCAGAACTTTCTGCAGTACAAGAGATGAGCCGTGGTGTAGAG GTTTGGCTGGGAAAAACTCTTCAAAAGCTGGATTCCTTGTTGATAGGAGTGTGCCAGGAGTTCAACGAGGAGGGCTATATAACT GTGGTCGATGCTTATGCACTAATTGGGGATATCTCTGGCCTTGCTgagaagatacaaagtttctttATGCAGGAAGTTCTATCAGAAACCCACTCTATATTGAAGAATATTGTGCAAGAG GATCAGGGATTTCAAATGCAAAATAGTCG ACTTACCTACAGCGATCTATGCCTTCAGATACCTGAACCAAAGTTTAGGCAGTGTTTGTTAAACACACTAGCTATCCTTTTCAAATTGATGTGTTCATATCATGAAATCATGGGCTTTCAGCTAGATAATTGG GATTCAGCCCGTAAAACTCCAAGCATGACACAGAAGGAAAGTGACGTCTCTCCCACTCCAGGAGGGGTTCAGCAAATTTCACCTCCTTGTTCTTCCCAAAAAGTTAATGGCTCTCTCGTCGAATCTGTAGATATAGTGCCTGGTTCAGCCTACATAGATGATCCTACAACTACCTGCTCTGCGGTTGAATCTACAGGAAACACAACTTCCATTAGTTATCAAAATTTAGTTGATGAGGCAAGTAAGGATGACAGTACAACATCAACAAGTGGATCCCCGTGGTATCAACTGAGGAAAGATGCCACAGCATTTGTTTCACAAACCCTTCAGAGGGGACGCAAAAATCTCTTGCAACTCACAACTACTCGTGTATCGGTCTTGCTTTCTTCGACTTCTGTTTCTTCTGCTAGCATACACCAATTCTTGAAAAACTATGAAGATCTGGGTGTCTTCATCTTGGCCGGGGAAGCATTTTGCGGATTTGAAGCTGCTGACTTCAGGCAGAAGTTGAAGGCAGTATGTGAAAATTATTTTGTAGCTTTTCATCGGCAGAATATATAT gcgCTTAAAATGGTGTTGGAAAGAGAAATTTGGTTGATAATGCCACCAGATACAGTACAAGAAATTACATTTCCTGAGCTTGCCGGTGATGGAGCACCTATAATTGTTTCGTTTGAGGGTAAGTCGAATGCCAGGGTTCTACATTCTAAGTCTACAAGTGTTGTTGATACTGGCACCAAGAAGAGTGGATTCTCTAATTGGCTTAGAAATGGAAACCCCTTTTTGTTAAAGCTGGCACATACATCCAAAGAAGGTCTTAAATGGAATGGCACAACTGGTGAATTTGATGGTAATTTTAGTCAAAGGCTTGGTGATAAGGTCTCTCCACCAAGCAGTGATTCAAGACATTCTAATGGTGCTAATTCTGTTtcggaagaagaaaatgaagatctTCTTGCAGACTTTATTGATGAGGATAGTCAACTCCCAAGTCGAATTTCGAAACCTAGACTTTCAAGAAATCAGTCTTTACATTGTAATGATGGAGAAATCACAGCCCAAACTGGATCGTCTATTTGTCTTCTAAG GTCAATGGATAAATATGCCAGGCTTATGCAGAAATTAGAAATAGTCAACGTTGAGTTCTTCAAG GGGATATGCCAGTTGTTTGAGGtattttttcattttgtgtTTGAAACATTTGCTCAGCAAAACAGCAATTCAGGTGGAAAAGGGTCACCTGATCCGATTAATT ATCGGCTGAAGACAGCCTTGTCCAGAATACAAAAGGACTGTGACCAGTGGATAAAGGCCCCGTCATCTTCATCCACATCTATAAATTCTTCATTTGCAGACATCACTCCAATGAGTCCTCCCAGTAACGCACCAGGAACATCCTTTGGTCTCAAG GAAAGATGCGCAGGTGCTGACACTATCTCCCTTGTTGCTCGAATATTGCATAGATCTAAAGCTCATCTCCAGACAATGCTACTTCAGCGTAATGCTACTGTAGTTGAAGAATTCTATGCACATCTA GTTGATGCTGTACCAGATCTTGTAAAGCACATCCATAGGACAACTGCAAGACAACTGCTCCATATTAATGG CTATGTGGATCGGATAGCTAATGCAAAATGGGAAGTAAAAGAGCTTGGACTAGAGCATAATGG GTATGTTGATTTGTTATTGGGAGAATTCAAGCACTATAAAACAAGGCTTGCTCATGGAGGAATCCGCAAGGAG GTTCAAGACCTCCTCTTAGACTATGGACTTGAAATTGTTGCCCAAACTCTCATAGAAGGTCTCTCCCGTGTCAAGAGGTGTACAGATGAAGGGCGGGCTCTCATGTCGTTGGATCTACAG GTTTTGATCAATGGCCTGCAGCATTTTGTGGCCATGAATGTGAAGCCCCATTTACAAATAGTTGAAGCCTTCATTAAG GCATACTATCTCCCGGAAACTGAATATGTGCACTGGGCATGTGCTCACCCG GAATACACAAGAAATCAAATCGTTGGGTTGATCAACCTTGTTGCCACAATGAAAAGTTGGAAGAGAAAAACCAGATTGGAGGTGTTAGAAAAGATTGAATGA